A genome region from Candidatus Falkowbacteria bacterium includes the following:
- the nusA gene encoding transcription termination factor NusA: MSEITNAIKQICEEKGLSYEAVITTIESALAAAYRKDYGEKNQNIKVEYDPETNKTRVFDIKTVVEDIPEEELASYAEVVEPEVEAGKTNNKEAVVAQAEPEFNEEDGKKRFNPKTEMQISEAKALSKKHKLGDEIKTELETHEEYGRMAAQTAKQVIIQRLREAERDMVFSEFKDKEHEVITGFVQRREGRLILVDLGRATGIIPPEEQVRTERYTPGERLKFYVKEVNITPKGPEIVLSRTSEEILKKVFYLEIPEISNGLVEIKSVAREAGSRSKVAVSAGNDNIDPIGSCVGQRGSRIQTIIRELGGEKIDIIEYNEDPETFIANALAPAKVEQVRLVVDQHQAYITVKDDQLSLAIGKDGQNVRLAAHLSGWNIDIAGDGTTAEKTEEKTEVDETTPVEEEVKTEVEEVVAPEIAEEEAVEEAV; this comes from the coding sequence ATGAGCGAAATAACTAATGCTATAAAGCAGATTTGTGAGGAAAAGGGCTTGTCTTATGAAGCTGTTATCACCACAATTGAATCTGCTTTGGCGGCCGCTTATCGAAAAGATTACGGCGAAAAAAATCAAAATATTAAGGTCGAGTATGATCCAGAGACCAATAAGACCAGGGTCTTTGACATTAAGACTGTAGTTGAGGATATTCCTGAAGAAGAATTAGCTTCATACGCCGAGGTAGTTGAACCTGAGGTCGAAGCTGGTAAAACAAACAACAAAGAAGCTGTTGTGGCTCAAGCTGAACCTGAGTTTAATGAAGAGGATGGTAAGAAGCGTTTTAATCCTAAAACTGAAATGCAAATTTCAGAAGCTAAGGCTTTAAGTAAAAAACATAAACTCGGTGATGAAATAAAAACCGAATTAGAAACTCATGAAGAATATGGTCGTATGGCTGCGCAAACTGCTAAGCAAGTTATTATTCAACGCTTGCGCGAAGCTGAACGCGATATGGTGTTTAGCGAATTTAAAGACAAAGAACATGAAGTTATTACTGGCTTTGTTCAACGCCGCGAAGGTCGTTTGATTTTAGTTGACCTTGGTCGAGCTACTGGTATTATTCCACCAGAAGAACAAGTTAGAACCGAACGTTACACTCCGGGTGAAAGATTAAAGTTTTATGTTAAAGAAGTTAACATCACACCAAAGGGTCCAGAAATTGTTTTGTCACGTACTAGTGAAGAAATTTTGAAAAAAGTTTTCTATTTGGAAATCCCAGAAATTTCTAATGGCTTAGTAGAGATAAAATCTGTCGCCCGTGAAGCTGGTAGTCGTTCTAAGGTAGCCGTTTCTGCTGGCAATGACAACATTGATCCAATTGGATCTTGTGTTGGTCAACGCGGTTCTCGTATTCAAACAATTATTCGCGAACTTGGTGGAGAAAAAATTGATATAATTGAATACAATGAAGATCCCGAAACATTTATTGCTAATGCCCTAGCTCCAGCTAAAGTAGAGCAAGTTCGTTTAGTAGTCGATCAGCATCAAGCCTATATTACTGTTAAGGATGATCAGTTATCTTTGGCGATTGGTAAGGACGGACAAAACGTTCGTTTAGCCGCTCACCTATCTGGTTGGAATATTGATATTGCTGGTGACGGAACTACTGCTGAAAAAACAGAAGAAAAAACTGAAGTTGATGAAACAACCCCAGTTGAAGAAGAAGTAAAAACAGAAGTTGAAGAAGTTGTCGCACCAGAGATTGCAGAAGAAGAAGCAGTTGAAGAGGCTGTTTAA